ACTATCTCGCATTAAAATCGATGGAATCTTGGATAGTCATTATGTGGAATCGATGATAAAGGATGCTCCAAAGTCACCTGGTACCAACTGTGCTAAGCACAGAACGACCAGATCGTGTATGCGGTGGCTTACTAGAAGGGAAGGTGGCCATTCTTGTTGATGGTTCTCCATTTGTCCTTACAGTCCCTGCTATATTTGTTGAATTTCTCCATTCAAGTGAGGACTACTATGACGGGGCATTGGTCGCTACAATCATCCGCTGGATTCGTTTTCTTGGTCTATTTGTCACACTGATTTTACCAGCCTTTTATGTTGCTCTAATCTCCTTTCATCCAGATTTATTACAAAATCCTTTCATCATACGGATTGCTGCAAATCGGGAAGCATTACCTTATCCAGTCTTAATTGAGGCCATCTTTATGCAAATTACCTTTGAACTACTGCGGGAAGCTGGCTTAAGGATGCCCAAAACATTAGGTGGAGCGATTGTCAGTATTTTAGGTCTTGTTTTGATTGGTCAAGCTGCGGTTCAAGCTGGTATTGTCGGTCCCGTTTTAACTGTAGTTGTTTCTGTTACCGCCTTAACTTCATTTATTTTACCAAACTATGCATTTCATCAAATCATTCGCTTTTCGAGTATTCCCTTACTCATATTGTCTGGCTTATTCGGATTTATGGGAATTATAATTGGGCTTATGTTTGGTTTAACTTATTTAGTTAGCTTGCGTTCTTTCGGTGTACCGTATTTTTCTCCAGTTTCACCAGCACAGAAAGAAAGCTGGAAGGACGTTTTTATTCGTGCTCCCTGGTGGGCTATGGAGACCCGACCAGCTGATTTTGGTAATGAGAATATTGTTCGGGCTGGTTCCACTAATTACACGAAACCTCCAGTAGAAAAGGAGGATGAAGAATGAACTCTATCACATTTACTGATTGCAAACAAAGAATCATTATATGCCTTTGTTTCTTGATCACCCTCCTTCTATCTGGTTGCTGGAGCTCAACTGAAATTCATGAAATGGCGATTACTAACATTATCGGGATTGATGTAAACGATGCAGGAGAATATGAGGTTACCGCTGTTCTAGTTAGACCCTCTTCCCTTTTCTCCACTGTTTCGAATGAGAAAATGTTTGGAGACAACCAGAATAAATTTTTGATTGAAACGGCAACAGGAAAAACCATCTTCAAAGCAATGAATCAATTATCTAATTCAATTTCAGAGAAAATCTATGTAGGTCATATGGAAACCGTTATTTTCGGTGAAAAGGCGGCAAGGGAAAAAATGCAACCTGCTCTTGATTACTTCCATCGAGAGAATGGATTTCGACCTAATATTATACTACTTATAGCCGAAGGAAATGCTGCTGATGTTATTAGAACTTCTCCTAAATTTAATCCATCACTCGGGCTTGAAATATTAGATTTTACGAAAGCAAATCGAAATGTCTCTTCCAACCTAATTAAGGATATTAGTCAATTCATGAAGGAATATTCTCGTAATACGTCCGATCCAGTAACTGGTGTTTTAACTTCAGCGGAAAAGCTCAAAATTCAAGCTGAAGGCGAAAAACAACACCTTGATACTAATCAACAAAAACAATTGAAAGTCGCCAGTTTAGATGGAACAGCGGTTTTTAAGGAAGGAAAATTAAAAGGCTTTTTAAACGAGGAAGAAACGCGTGGATTATTATGGATCCTTGGTGATTTACAAAATGATGTGATTGTGTTGGACTGCGGCAATAAAACAGATGAGAATGTAAGCATCATTGCAAGAAATACAGAGACACAATTCATTCCAGATACAGATAAAAACACAATGACGGTTAAAATGAATGTTGAGGCTGATATTGGCGAAATAACCTGTTCAAACCTCAAATTAGACAGCACTCAACTTAATAAACTCAATCAACAATTAGAAGAGCAAATTGTAAAGGAAG
The DNA window shown above is from Bacillus sp. T3 and carries:
- a CDS encoding spore germination protein → MLQSHLVPTVLSTERPDRVCGGLLEGKVAILVDGSPFVLTVPAIFVEFLHSSEDYYDGALVATIIRWIRFLGLFVTLILPAFYVALISFHPDLLQNPFIIRIAANREALPYPVLIEAIFMQITFELLREAGLRMPKTLGGAIVSILGLVLIGQAAVQAGIVGPVLTVVVSVTALTSFILPNYAFHQIIRFSSIPLLILSGLFGFMGIIIGLMFGLTYLVSLRSFGVPYFSPVSPAQKESWKDVFIRAPWWAMETRPADFGNENIVRAGSTNYTKPPVEKEDEE
- a CDS encoding Ger(x)C family spore germination protein, translated to MNSITFTDCKQRIIICLCFLITLLLSGCWSSTEIHEMAITNIIGIDVNDAGEYEVTAVLVRPSSLFSTVSNEKMFGDNQNKFLIETATGKTIFKAMNQLSNSISEKIYVGHMETVIFGEKAAREKMQPALDYFHRENGFRPNIILLIAEGNAADVIRTSPKFNPSLGLEILDFTKANRNVSSNLIKDISQFMKEYSRNTSDPVTGVLTSAEKLKIQAEGEKQHLDTNQQKQLKVASLDGTAVFKEGKLKGFLNEEETRGLLWILGDLQNDVIVLDCGNKTDENVSIIARNTETQFIPDTDKNTMTVKMNVEADIGEITCSNLKLDSTQLNKLNQQLEEQIVKEANTVLNKAQKQWQTDIFAFGEVIYRTDPKKWNEFAPKWRKGGLKNLKVNIKVHANISRYGLHKEPSKANESR